The proteins below come from a single Halostagnicola larsenii XH-48 genomic window:
- a CDS encoding CopG family ribbon-helix-helix protein: protein MAVVSVSMPDELLDRLDQFAEDHGYTGRSEVVREASRNLLGEFEDTRLEDRELMGIVTVLFDYETTSVEEQMMHLRHEHESLVASNFHSHVGDHHCMELFVLEGALEDISTFVGKIRATQDALTVDYSVIPVDSFDPISQER, encoded by the coding sequence ATGGCAGTCGTAAGCGTTTCCATGCCGGACGAACTTCTGGATCGCCTCGATCAGTTCGCGGAGGATCACGGCTACACCGGACGCAGCGAAGTCGTCCGCGAGGCCTCGAGAAACCTTCTGGGCGAGTTCGAGGACACGCGACTCGAGGACCGGGAACTCATGGGAATCGTCACAGTGTTGTTCGACTACGAGACGACGAGCGTGGAAGAACAGATGATGCACCTGCGACACGAACACGAGTCGCTGGTCGCCTCGAACTTCCACAGCCACGTCGGCGACCACCACTGCATGGAGCTGTTCGTCCTCGAGGGCGCACTCGAGGACATCTCGACGTTCGTCGGGAAAATCCGCGCGACACAGGACGCTCTCACCGTCGACTATTCGGTGATCCCCGTCGACAGTTTCGACCCGATCAGTCAGGAACGCTGA